From a region of the Carassius auratus strain Wakin unplaced genomic scaffold, ASM336829v1 scaf_tig00017026, whole genome shotgun sequence genome:
- the LOC113075400 gene encoding F-box only protein 38-like, producing MMGPRRKVTRTHSLGGGTFSSLGHEEPKDYINELSHEVLCHIFRYLPMQDIMCMECLSRKLREAVTLYLRVVKVVDLCASRWWEYMPSGFTDSSFLMLMKKMPDLEQLYGLHPRYLERRRVRGYEAFSIPGVLEALQACPNLIGVETSHLELVEAIWNYMPQVHILGKFRNRNGAFPIPSENKLTIPAAAKIQTLHLVGVNVPEIPCLSMLRHLYLKWVRLTKPQPFKDFLCVNLRTFVMRNCAGPTNSLKYVPLVTGLASARNLEQLELVRVPFLGGLVQHVVEDSWRSGGFRNLHTIVFGACKNALEVDLGYLIITAARRLHEVRIQPSLTKDGVFSALKMAELEFPQFETLHLGYVDEFLLQCNMSHAELVKYGLADVIENPGIITDIGMKAVNEVFTSIKYLVIYNCPHLHNPHNWITDHSRWSRLVDLTLVRCHAIKLESFSQFIEMLPSLEFISLDQMFREPPKGCARVGLSAGTGIGVSSALVSNQNSNNDNDNNNNNNHQNNNDANIPPNNNNDEQAEHVPQQHHHRPEEIPDVEGMVADNMEPEPVLAASNPEEETQGSSQASNPSLEQDEEQAGPSGVQTAVKKQSVVVSDSDSEDEYSPIRTPAAARSRGQYPETEAQEKSSTAVNPHGKGKTPLRRRGPQPQELSCEKGCQVTSEQIKADMKAATETAERGARDRNSGPESASGYDAGSCVCSIRWREDSANPDDQGGMGRGEDDMVRTRCTCSRSHPGSENRTRGGHSLPVGGDNHRSECHSSEQRTGGEEMEDRHSDAPPRTQGSSEGQSVEFPRRPVTRARSRLSSVPLVCESELPKAKPRVVVKKKRMADKSTSTSDPVTEDDHVQVLGLKSKNLVGITLTNCGITDLVLKECPKMMFVHATRCRVLKHLVVESAPIVNRFDYAQCKKLDMKQVLDQILRMPPERNRIIYMRPMQQIDSLALEKKLFSGPYPYHIAMIHEFSNPPNVRNKVRVRSWMDTIANISQELIKYEFFPEATRTEQDVKKYPSYPWGRDIYTLEGVIDGAPYSMITDFPWLRSLRTAEPNSYARYDFEDDESTTIYAPRRKGQLSADICMETIGEEISERRQTLKGVFQRVVVVFIHYCDVRGEPVDDDYI from the exons ATGATGGGCCCACGGCGAAAGGTCACCAGGACTCATAGTTTGGGCGGAGGAACATTTAGCTCTCTTGGACATGAGGAACCTAAAGACTATATCAACGAGCTCTCACATGAGGTGCTCTGCCACATATTCCG ATACTTGCCCATGCAGGACATCATGTGTATGGAGTGTCTGTCACGGAAACTGCGGGAGGCGGTGACCCTGTACTTGCGGGTGGTGAAGGTTGTGGACCTTTGTGCCAGCCGGTGGTGGGAGTACATGCCCTCAG GTTTCACAGACTCCAGTTTCCTCATGCTTATGAAGAAGATGCCTGATTTGGAGCAGCTCTATGGTCTTCATCCACGTTACCTTGAGAGAAGGAGGGTCAGAGGTTATGAGGCCTTCAGCATTCCTGGTGTTTTGGAGGCTCTACAGGCTTGTCCCAACCTTATA GGTGTGGAGACATCTCATTTGGAGCTGGTGGAGGCGATATGGAACTACATGCCTCAGGTTCACATTCTAGGGAAGTTCAGGAACCGAAATGGAGCATTTCCTATTCCCTCAGAGAACAAGCTCACTATTCCAGCTGCAGCTAAAATCCAGACCCTCCATCTTGTTG GTGTCAATGTGCCGGAGATCCCTTGTCTGTCCATGCTCAGGCATCTGTACCTGAAATGGGTGCGCCTCACTAAGCCTCAGCCCTTCAAAGACTTTCTCTGTGTGAATTTGCGTACGTTTGTCATGAGGAACTGTGCCGGTCCCACTAATTCTCTGAAGTATGTGCCTCTCGTCACCGGTCTGGCCTCTGCCCGCAACCTTGAGcagctggagctggtcagggtgCCCTTCTTGGGTGGACTAGTTCAGCATGTTGTGGAGGATAGCTGGAGGTCAG GAGGGTTCCGTAATTTGCACACAATTGTATTTGGTGCCTGTAAAAATGCACTTGAAGTGGATCTGGGCTACCTCATCATTACTGCTGCTCGCAG GTTGCATGAAGTTCGAATCCAGCCTTCCTTAACCAAAGACGGGGTGTTCTCCGCACTGAAGATGGCTGAACTGGAGTTCCCCCAGTTTGAGACTTTGCACCTTGGATATGTCGATGAATTTCTGTTGCAGT GTAACATGAGCCATGCTGAGTTAGTCAAATACGGTCTTGCTGATGTGATCGAGAATCCAGGAATCATCACAGACATAGGAATGAAGGCAGTTAATGAGGTGTTTACCTCCATCAAGTATCTGGTCATTTATAACTGTCCACATCTTCACAATCCACACAACTGGATCACAg ACCACTCCCGCTGGAGTCGATTGGTGGACCTCACTCTGGTGCGCTGTCATGCGATCAAGCTAGAGTCGTTCAGTCAGTTCATTGAGATGCTTCCCAGCCTGGAATTCATCTCTCTGGACCAGATGTTTCGTGAACCTCCCAAG GGCTGTGCCCGTGTTGGACTCAGTGCAGGCACGGGTATCGGAGTATCGTCTGCCCTGGTCAGCAATCAGAATTCCAACAATGATAatgacaacaataacaacaacaaccatcAGAACAATAATGATGCAAACATTCCACCAAATAACAACAACGACGAACAGGCTGAACATGTGCCTCAGCAGCACCACCATAGACCGGAGG AGATTCCTGATGTCGAGGGCATGGTGGCAGACAACATGGAGCCTGAGCCAGTTCTTGCGGCCTCCAACCCGGAGGAAGAGACCCAAGGTTCCAGCCAGGCTTCTAATCCTTCACTTGAACAGGATGAAGAACAGGCAG GACCTAGTGGAGTTCAAACCGCAGTGAAGAAGCAATCGGTGGTGGTTTCAGACTCGGACAGTGAGGATGAGTATAGTCCAATCAGGACGCCAGCTGCCGCCCGCTCTCGAGGCCAGTACCCTGAGACGGAAGCCCAGGAGAAGAGCAGTACAGCTGTTAATCCACATG GTAAAGGGAAAACTCCACTGCGTAGACGTGGACCGCAACCTCAGGAGCTCAGCTGTGAGAAAGGCTGCCAGGTGACCAGCGAGCAGATAAAGGCTGACATGAAGGCGGCCACTGAGACGGCTGAGCGTGGGGCCAGAGACAGAAACAGTGGGCCTGAGTCTGCTTCAGGCTACGATGCCGGTAGCTGTGTTTGCTCAATCCGCTGGAGGGAGGACTCGGCCAATCCGGATGACCAGGGTGGGATGGGTAGAGGGGAGGACGACATGGTGAGGACTCGCTGCACGTGCAGCAGGTCTCATCCCGGCTCTGAAAATAGGACTCGTGGTGGCCACAGCCTGCCAGTGGGAGGAGACAACCATAGATCAGAATGTCACAGCTCAGAGCAGAGAACAGGAGGAGAGGAGATGGAGGACAGGCACTCCGACGCTCCTCCCAGGACTCAGGGCTCATCTGAGGGACAAAGTGTAGAGTTTCCCAGGAGACCGGTCACTCGTGCCCGCAGCAGACTTTCCTCTGTGCCCCTGGTGTGTGAGTCAG AACTACCCAAAGCGAAACCTCGGGTTGTGGTTAAGAAGAAACGTATGGCAGACAAGTCCACCAGCACCAGTGACCCTGTGACTGAAGACGACCATGTGCAG GTGCTCGGCCTTAAATCTAAAAACCTAGTGGGAATCACACTTACAAACTGTGGCATCACAGACCTGGTCCTAAAGGAGTGCCCCAAAATGATGTTTGTCCATG CGACGCGCTGTAGGGTGCTGAAACACTTGGTGGTTGAAAGTGCCCCCATAGTAAACCGCTTTGATTACGCACAATGTAAGAAGTTGGACATGAAGCAGGTGCTTGACCAGATCTTACGGATGCCgccggagagaaaccgtatcatcTACATGAGGCCTATGCAGCAG ATTGATTCTCTGGCTctggaaaaaaagcttttcagTGGACCGTATCCATACCATATTGCTATGATCCATGAGTTCAGCAACCCACCGAATGTCAGGAACAAAGTGCGCGTACGTAGCTGGATGGACACCATTGCCAACATTAGCCA AGAACTCATCAAGTATGAATTCTTTCCGGAGGCCACACGGACGGAACAGGATGTAAAGAAGTATCCCAGCTATCCCTGGGGCCGAGACATCTACACTTTAGAGG GAGTAATAGATGGGGCGCCGTATTCGATGATCACAGATTTCCCGTGGCTTCGCTCGTTACGCACAGCGGAGCCCAACAGTTATGCCCGATATGACTTTGAGGATGATGAAAGTA CCACTATCTATGCACCGCGGCGTAAGGGACAGCTCTCGGCCGACATCTGCATGGAGACCATCGGTGAGGAGATCTCGGAGAGACGGCAGACACTTAAGGGTGTTTTCCAGCGTGTGGTGGTCGTTTTCATTCACTACTGCGATGTTCGGGGGGAACCGGTGGATGACGACTACATCTAG